One Citrus sinensis cultivar Valencia sweet orange chromosome 5, DVS_A1.0, whole genome shotgun sequence genomic window, GAGTATGGTGACTTATTTTGtaagtttcttttaaaaaatattcctgTACTTCCTCTTAAAAGGTCGATAATCTTttcacccccccccccaattTTTGTAAATCTACCTGCTTCTAGaaagtaattacaaaaaattcagattatttttaaaaactttcaaataaaaaagaattttttagaactaattaattaaatttatcttaatttgtatttttccaacctagatattttattatatttaattactaaAGTTGCTTTACCCtaagtttaaatttatcattttacatttataagGTAATTAACTtcaatctttttaaatttatacaatatttattatttctaaatgatgtgtcaatactaaattattggtataattattaatttttaattaacaaacataacgTCTTTAAGGTACAATACTAATGTAAATTATCATGATATCAAATTCATGTCATTTACATCTACAATACTGAAAACTATTgtatttcatataaaaaccTTAGATTATAGATCACAAGAttaaataccaaaattattctatacgagaattaataaatattctcAAGTCAATTAATTTGGTCATTTTATGtcaagaaaattatcaatGATCCATCTTAAGtttattttgtgttcaaaaatactaaaaaagttttaatttgtttcaatttaatttcaccCTAAGTTTACAAATTGTatcaacataataaaataaaaaaaattgataaaacagaaacaaagagataaaattatcgttacaaaattataaaacaaaaacaaacacaaatgaCAATGGTGGTCATTTTataaggtaattttttttctcgaATAGTTGATAGAAATTACAAACTTAGGATGGATGATTGAACAAATTCtaacttttacaatattttttaacaaaatgtaAACTTAAGATGAATGGCTGATAATAAGCTTTTATGTCGTAATGATAAAACAGTCAAATAAAAGTTATGTTAAAGCAacattaatgataaaatttggtCAAAGAAAACATAAGGAAAGATTACAAGAagggttaattaattaaatgcactaatttttttgctaatttgtatttattaaaaataatgagtaCAAAGTGTATACATTTCCAAGAAATGGGTGAGTTTACGCAATAAGTAAGGTGAAAATATCACTggtctttttaaaataaaaaatgttagcTTAGTATAGGTGTCACGTTTGGGagctacaaaataaattttcttggtCAACCACATTAGTTGAACCGCCGAAATAagggaaaattttatttatttattacaaggAGGCAATTACACTCAATCTTAAACTTTTTACCAGCCTTACCCCTCGTAATAACAAAGTGCATTAAGCCAAAAACAGAAAGAGCGACAACGTCTTGAATTCTGAAGCTAAACCTTCATTcactaataaaaaagaaaatacagatACTAAGAGGAACCAGCGATGAAACAAAGACTTAAGACTTTATTCCAAATTCAGGAGGATACCTAAACAGGGTACACGATCGATAATAAGagttttaattgatttgatgaAAGCAGTGAATAAGCAACCAACGAATTGGTTGCAACCACAATCAATTCCTCTTTCTCTAATAACAGCAAGGGAGTCCTCCTTGGAAAGAGTTCCGTCAGTGTCGGTAGGTTTAATAACATGAACCTCAGCACCAAATGTACATGTATTATTAAGAAGGTACCCTTTTAAATGTTGATTAAATTCTGCTAGGGTAAGAAATTTGCCGAAGCCCCATTCACTTGTATGCTGATCAAAGGTCCTCACTGGAGATTTAGCATCTTGGACTGCCAAGTAATCCTTCCTAATCTGATCATACACAAACAATCTGTAGTAGACATTAACACTCCAAGCAGCATTAGAATAAGAATTGCTTTCATCTATTTTCACgtaaagagaaagatgatCGCTGCTCTCGTTTCCCTTTGGGTAAAAAACCAATCTCCTGCCattaaattcaagaaaaattatattagtcGCCAAACAATTACATATTTGATCTTCAGACACAAAGAGAGAGTCTTTGGGTCCGGGTACTCTCAGTGGAATTCATATCATACGATAAAGAAGAATTTTGATccagtttattttataatcttcTATCATTTATCTTCAATCGAATATCTACTACTAATCATAATCataacaaccaaaaaaaaaaaaaacaactcaGCACTGAATTCAAATCTGATAAAGAAAGCAAGCATGTATAAACGTGCAGACGCACCAATAGTAGCCTCCGGATTCGAAAACACCAGATTCAAATCTATTCACTGTTGAGTCTGCTAGTAGAttgaatgattttattttaaatatgtagTCAGCTGGAGGAAGACTCCTTTTTCCTCTCAAAATTTCTGAAATTGAGAATACACTgtattaatacaaattttgtaGGGAAAAAGATATATAGACAAGAgcttaacattaatttttagagAAGTAGGAGGATTAATAAACGTACCGTTATCGTTAGCCATTGTCAAATTCCCGAATTCTCAAGCATTTACCGCAGGATTAAAGTCAAATAGGAACAATTCTTCAGAGAAACGCTCTGGTCGAAGTACTCCAAACTGCATTAAAAATCCATTCTAGACCGTCCAAACGACTTATTAGAATGGacatattgaaattaaatcataaatctAATGGCAATCATTTTCCAGTACATAATCCAGATGTCACTTTCAATTTCGTGAAACATGCTCGTGCAATTACAGGTGTACTTTTTTCACAAATTCACACGCACGAAGAACttaatactaaattaattaggGCTTCACTTATTAAATTCACTTTCAATgaatttaactttcttttcttctaaaaagaaaaaaggaaaattcaacctctgaattttcaaatatggATAATGTCAAGAGATCAATGAGAACAAGTTTTCGACAAACGTCCAGGCTGGACTAGTGAACATTTCGTGAATCCATTCTAGATCGTCCAAACGACTGATTAATGAGAACAAGCTGAGATTGGATCTAATGGCCATCATTTTCAGgtaaaaaatctaaatgttatttataatttcgTGAAACATGCCAGCGCAATTaaataacctcaaatttaCGCTTACCATTAATTAGGGCTTCACTTTCAACaaatgtgattttcttttcttgcgaaaagaaagaaaatgacagTGCAACTAAACAGACGTGAATTCTCAAATTCGCACCTATCTAGTCTTGCGTCTTGTCTTGGTCCACCTTAATCCCATTAATTATAGGGTCTCATTTACGAAGGTGCTCCAAATATTACTTtcaatgaatgaatgaatgaatgaatgaacgAATGCGACTTTCCGatctgaaaaaagaaaaaaaaaggaaagagaaaagaaactaaaatttaagaaaatattcatCCCCTTACAAATACGGGTAAAGTCAAGAAATCAATGGGAACAATTTCAGAGAAATTAATGTGCAGGCCAGAATTGTGCAAATTGCGTTACATCCACGAGTAtggacaaaataaattataactaatGGCTCACCCAACTCATAATTTGCACACAATTatgattcaaattttattacgaaaataatagcaaataaatttacagttaatgataagataaaaattaattcaaatctaaTCGCAATCATTTTCCAATACAGAGTctaaattttactttcaatTTCGTGAAACATGCTAGTACGATTAAATCAATGGGAACAATTTCAGAGAAATTAATGTCCGGGCTAGAATTGTGCTAATTGCGTTACATCCACGAGTAtggacaaattaaattagatcTAATATGTTCACCCAACTGATAATTTgcacttaattttaaaaaaaaaattattgctaaaataataataaagaatttaCTCTTAAGGATAAtgtaaaaaagttaattagcAAACCTAATGGCAATCATTTTCCAATATGTAGTctaaattttactttcaatTTCGTGAAACATGCTAGTACGATTAAATaacaaatgtattttttttccccctcaaTTTCACACTTGGGACTTAATATCATTAatctaaatataaacaaagattttgtaggaaagataattttgtgaaGCTTGTTTACTtgggcaattttttttttttaaaaaaagatttgcaCATATGTCTTTATGTATATACCAAGCTTATTACctattaggaaaaataaagacagatggagataaaaatcttaaattcatGAATGTCTACAATCAAGAAGAGATTGAAAGTAGTTTGGAATGGGAGAAGGGCGAGAGAGAGCgcctaacaattttttttttttaagtatcgATGCAGGGGTTTATTAAGAAAGTACAACAAATGAGGGTTATTTTAGGAATTAAGAAAAGTATGTAGACAAAAGgggtttaaaaataatgttagaGGTGTGCTAATAGTCCAACtcttgtaaaaaaattaaggatgaAATTGGTGGTGCATTTGCTAGATTGGAATCGGAATGAGTTGGAAtcgaaatgaataaaaatgagaatggGTTGAAATGGGAATGaagaattaaaatcaaaataagtttattatttgaaCTGTAGTAATCAGAATGAATAAGTTGGATTGCCATTAATGGGTTTGCTTTGTCTTGGAATCGAAATCAAAAAGAGTTAGATTGTATCAAGTTactaaaaagtatttaatgAACTGTtgtgataattattattttttattttaattcttgtgattatttatttaaaaattcttgttATTCGTAATTATTGTTgacaatatattaatattttataaagaatttttataaataataataataaaaaattaacattattaaattaattaattatttttatttttatcattaataacgacaatatttcaaaatatattaatcgattagaataattatattaattaattattataatcaatgaaaataaatttttaactaaggataaaatgggcatttttaatttttgcaggAGCAAAATGGTTAATCTCAGGAATGGAGATTGATTCC contains:
- the LOC127902591 gene encoding ubiquitin C-terminal hydrolase 12-like; protein product: MANDNEILRGKRSLPPADYIFKIKSFNLLADSTVNRFESGVFESGGYYWRLVFYPKGNESSDHLSLYVKIDESNSYSNAAWSVNVYYRLFVYDQIRKDYLAVQDAKSPVRTFDQHTSEWGFGKFLTLAEFNQHLKGYLLNNTCTFGAEVHVIKPTDTDGTLSKEDSLAVIRERGIDCGCNQFVGCLFTAFIKSIKTLIIDRVPCLGILLNLE